In one Vicugna pacos chromosome 22, VicPac4, whole genome shotgun sequence genomic region, the following are encoded:
- the ELOF1 gene encoding transcription elongation factor 1 homolog isoform X1, which yields MGRRKSKRKPPPKKKMTGTLETQFTCPFCNHEKSCDVKMDRARNTGVISCTVCLEEFQTPITYLSEPVDVYSDWIDACEAANQ from the exons ATGGGGCGTAGAAAGTCAAAACGGAAGCCACCCCCCAAGAAGAAGATGACAGGCACCCTAGAGACCCAGTTCACCTGCCCCTTCTGCAACCACGAGAAGTCTTGTGATGTGAAAat GGATCGGGCCCGCAACACTGGTGTCATCTCCTGTACCGTGTGCCTAGAGGAATTCCAGACGCCCATCACTT ATCTATCAGAACCAGTGGATGTATACAGCGATTGGATAGATGCCTGTGAGGCAGCCAATCAGTAG
- the ELOF1 gene encoding transcription elongation factor 1 homolog isoform X2, which produces MGRRKSKRKPPPKKKMTGTLETQFTCPFCNHEKSCDVKMDRARNTGVISCTVCLEEFQTPITSQIYQNQWMYTAIG; this is translated from the exons ATGGGGCGTAGAAAGTCAAAACGGAAGCCACCCCCCAAGAAGAAGATGACAGGCACCCTAGAGACCCAGTTCACCTGCCCCTTCTGCAACCACGAGAAGTCTTGTGATGTGAAAat GGATCGGGCCCGCAACACTGGTGTCATCTCCTGTACCGTGTGCCTAGAGGAATTCCAGACGCCCATCACTT CTCAGATCTATCAGAACCAGTGGATGTATACAGCGATTGGATAG
- the ACP5 gene encoding tartrate-resistant acid phosphatase type 5: protein MDVQTVLFILQASLMLPLVLPGASGTRTNTGTAPAPVLRFVAVGDWGGVPNAPFYTAREMANAKEIARTVQILGADFILSLGDNFYFSGVQNANDKRFQETFEDVFSASSLRNVPWHVLAGNHDHLGNVSAQIAYSRISKRWNFPSPYYRLRFKIPRSNVSVAIFMLDTVTLCGNSDDFASQQPERPRNLAMARTQLAWLKKQLAAAKEDYVLVAGHYPVWSIAEHGPTHCLVKQLLPLLTTHKVTAYLCGHDHNLQYLQDENGMGFVLSGAGNFMDPSKKHLRKVPNGYLRFHYGAENSLGGFAYVEISPKEMSITYIEASGKSLFKTKLPRRARSQHQNQRGRHAVA from the exons ATGGACGTGCAGACGGTGCTGTTTATCCTGCAAGCCTCGCTGATGCTCCCACTGGTGCTCCCAGGGGCTTCCGGCACCAGAACCAACACTggcaccgcccctgcccccgtcCTGCGCTTCGTGGCTGTGGGTGACTGGGGAGGGGTCCCCAATGCCCCGTTCTACACAGCCCGGGAAATGGCCAATGCCAAGGAAATTGCCAGGACCGTTCAGATCCTGGGTGCAGACTTCATCCTGTCCCTGGGGGACAACTTCTACTTCTCCGGAGTGCAGAATGCCAATGACAAGAGGTTCCAG GAGACCTTTGAGGACGtgttctctgcctcctccctccgtAACGTGCCCTGGCACGTGCTGGCTGGCAACCACGACCACCTGGGGAACGTCTCAGCACAGATAGCCTACTCCAGGATCTCCAAGCGCTG GAACTTCCCCAGCCCTTACTACCGCCTGCGCTTCAAGATCCCACGGTCCAATGTGTCCGTGGCCATCTTCATGCTGGACACGGTGACACTGTGTGGCAACTCGGATGACTTTGCCAGCCAGCAGCCTGAGAGGCCCCGCAACCTGGCCATGGCCCGCACACAGCTGGCCTGGCTCAAGAAGCAGCTGGCAGCGGCCAAGGAGGACTACGTGCTGGTGGCTGGCCACTACCCAGTGTGGTCCATCGCTGAGCATGGGCCCACCCACTGCCTGGTCAAGCAATTGCTGCCACTTCTGACCACACACAAGGTCACCGCCTACCTGTGTGGCCACGATCACAACCTGCAG TACCTTCAGGATGAGAATGGCATGGGCTTCGTGCTGAGCGGGGCTGGGAACTTCATGGACCCCTCAAAAAAACACCTGCGCAAGGTCCCCAATGGCTACCTGCGCTTCCACTACGGGGCTGAGAACTCGCTGGGTGGCTTCGCCTACGTGGAGATCAGCCCCAAGGAGATGAGTATCACGTACATCGAAGCCTCGGGCAAGTCTCTCTTCAAGACCAAGCTGCCAAGGCGAGCCAGATCTCAGCACCAGAACCAACGGGGGCGCCACGCTGTGGCCTGA